The window tgaagtggttttagtatgttttgaagtgtttttatgtgtttggatcagaaaatacgaaaattttacaaaaaattgcaaaacagttttgaaaaacccaaaaagagttgtttttaagttgtttttgtgtgtgtgtttgtgtcttagggtaccttccaacacaatgatgaggatttggtttttaattgcatgactattgaagaaagttataaacatggatggaagtttgatttactctttggtttatgcttggttatagttatagtttacgaattcacatgtaatcacaaaaagaaaatcagtttttgtaacatgcttgaaggaaggaactcaaattaacgctacatccctgagagacttgagcctaaaaggttctttggagagttataaatctgtgatttcttgttttctaaagtcgttgcatgatctcatcattctttgcttggttgctacttagaatgcatttcatcattatagttccaaatactagaactcatgcccatttcattcaaagcatgatattgattgcataacatacaataagatgaagttgtttagttaaaccaaagccaaaaagcctaacccttttgcatatgtattgtaggattaacccttttgagccttatcaagcctattttctttgttagccacattatcctcacctagcctagattaggactttccgtacccttgttcttaaaggatggtgaagcatgacttagaatgaactccttttgatcaacatatggcagaaaacaagtgtgggggaaggtaatagggcacggcaaagaaagaaaataaagaaaaattggtggaaaaagaaaaagaaaagagaaaagtggtaaaaagaaagaaaaaagagttgaaaaataagtgagaatgaactcacaagtgttggttgttgaagaaagggtccaaaagtttgaatttgaccctaaatgttgcatgaatcttcccttgtgtttaaaagttaatttctgccatcaaaagtgagtttgagtgtcaatttcattactttgcttcctattgctttaagaacttttgtttatcctttacccttctttgttagccaatacccttagCCTCATTAccaccctcaacttctatcttgatgttatgtgttcaatatgtggagtttgaaattggtatgagcaaatggaatcactggttcttgttctaagtagtagcattccattcatgagatcatatacatatcattgtcataattccagaaaatgctttctttgttataacatatgtgagtgctagtctacatgtttacatcaatttctcacatatacctagtgtagggagtgcagttagaaaatttgtgtgaaaatagagagcattctagtaaggaattgagggaattctctaaggcatgttactacatccaaaacgttgttttaattgattaaatgtgaactagtaagtggtaactatggttaagtgtttgctcaAGTGTAAAGAGAGCCAAAAACCATGGGAAtggtgttctttaatgtgtcatgttcattggaaatccctgaggtaaatgttggaaggtctagaattgttttgttttgttagttttgttagttttgttttgcCCGAGGactagttagcttgttttcttacatttatgttgttagttcatagttattttagtattttaagctattttcatgtgtttataggttcatttAGCTAAGGAagcaagaaggtgcattttggagccttttggagcaaaattggactttgaatggataacatatgcttggagaaaaaggaatggatgaaattgaaggcctaaagatgttaggattcctaatcaaagaaggattcctagtcaaagaaggtttcctacttgaagtaggaaagttaagccaaggtttcctcttttggtttgacctttcctaatcctaaaagtcCTATGTTCCAGCAACATCGAAGGACTCTTATGCATTTGAGGACACAAACAAAACCTTCCTTGCATCCTTATGTCCCTTGTCGTGCCTTCCATAAACTTGtctttccttgccgtgcaaggggaaTGCCTATTGCCTATTTTGTGTCACAAGATCACATTCCTCTTTCACCTTAGTTAATGCCGCACCTTGcattcctattctatcctaaatccttgcctaatttcagccttaaaacacattccccttCCTACTCTTTTTGGCCGCAAGTTTcccttcccttttccctttgatttctgacTTTATGTCCcattttccttatggatttggagTTTATTTCTTTCCTAACCCATTCAATAAAAGCTAAGATCTTTCCCTTTAAATAAATAGACAATGTTGAACCCATAGAGAACCCTATTCATTCActcacacaatctgccatccttCATCCTTACCAAtaacctttgccgcagccttcatCCTTTCTTCCACCATTCTCATACTTACAAACCTTTAACCACACACCCATACACCATCCAAAAACCTTTGCCGTACCccctaccaacctaaatccattcTTAACCCAGCAATacatccaaaatcacccctaAACTCTTGTGCCACAGCataacaaggaagaagaagagaaaaagaatccttggacgtttttgcattcaagttggattgttggtacgtttttaggtgtaatctatcttttattttcaatgtttaattcaagttttctttgttttgttgtgaacatgaggggctaaactcgttttagctaggggtggctttgaaaccatgattatgtttgtgatatgaatcgaataattccagttgtgatttcataaattgtgaattcaatttacttaaccgtttgatggataacttattcttgtatgttgattagggaggcctacttaatttgcatgcttgaatttggtgctagaatataagggagtttcacgtaatcgttacaaacttatagtcacaagtagttaaggttgttttcacaatcatgttaagtaaattcctagcacgagtatcatgatgtcataattacaagtgctttgtcaatacttatgattttcatagaacgtaatgatctttgattgtatttctattatgatgtcatgtagggaacttttgaagaatgctttaggttgtcgaatgatgtcatccaatccaataacttaaggagaatctgagggttaattagtgatgtcacggttaatctagggtgtttaggttcatggtttatcggaaaagcaactagaaatcaatttgtattcgaatgtatcatgtgtggaaaagaatcctctagctatctaatcatccatagtttttctcaaattcgtcaaaaccttgcttaagtcttttagtttcttgttttcatcttaaattcgtcaaaaactcaatcccctttactttgttgagtcaaatctgtcctattgtgtgtttttgagtattttgagtcaaaaccaattctattttcgtccaaattgagtcctagagtctagtttgagtcttttttattgttttgtgttgttttgagtcataaaaGTTTAGTTAAGaatctttgagtttgtttaggtgtttttaagcatatttttgtatctttgagttagttttcattagattagcaatccctcctaatcccccgcctagaacgatccctacttatatctttactacaattgtcaacaagaggtttaatttgagtgctattatttattaCATTAAACCATAATCGGGGTTCCATGGTTCAACGTGAAATCGAAGTATTtcctacctgaaatgggtatggttaaacTCGTATGATCCTCACGAACATAAAGATATAGTTTTCCGCCTCGATCGACAACGTTTTCACGGGTTTTGGTACTTGTCTGTAcgaagagagggagagggagagagacacGGGAAGGAGATGGGgatgagagtgtgtgtgtggtctagATGCAGCCAACCAAATCCCTAAAACAACCGCACAATGACAAATATCCACTAGGGGCAAAAACGTCATTTCACAACTATGATACAAATAATCCGGgatgggctgtcacaacctacccaccttaaaaaaatttcgtccTGAAATTCATAGCAACCACTCACACCAACCACTAgcgatcaaagaacaaccgaggatacaaatctctcatccgatcttctgtttcCCAAGTAGCCTCATCCGCTGAGTGATTCTTCCACGAAACTTTCCCTAAATTCacagtcttgttcctcagaactttttccttccaatccagaatcgttactggttcctcatcataagtcaaatccggattaatttccaatggttgaggaggtatcacatgtgaCGGATCTGCAACGTAATGACGAAGCATggacacatgaaaaacattatgcactttagccagctCAGAAGGCAACTCAAGCCTGTACGCCACTTCACGAACTCGCTCGGTGATTATAtacggtccgatatacctgggacttagcttgcctttctttccaaaccgtacaacacctctccacagtgaaagcttcagaaacacccaatcacccacttcatacactctgtcagtaGCATGCCGGTCGGCTAAACTCTTTTATTGATCTTGGGCCGCTTTCaagttagacttaattaccttaatattttgagtagtctcctcaacaatctcgaggcccaccaaaactctttctctgacctctgaccaacataaggGTGTACAACAAGATTTACCATACAGTGCCTTAAATGGTGacatgccgatactcgaataaacgctgttgttgtaggcaaattccattaaatccaaccgcttgtgccaagcatcgccaaactgcaacatcgaagatctcaacatatcctccaacgtctGAATGGTCCTCTCTGACTATCCgtctgtctgaggatgatatgtcGTCCTGTAGAGtaatctcgtacccaaagcttcctgaaaagccacccaaaatttggaagtaaatcttggatcacgatccgagacaatactcactggaacaccatggtacttcacaatcttcgatatgaacaactcagctaatcggcccaaagaatacttttcCCTCATTGGAATAAAATGCGCTAACTTAGTAAGCCAatcaactatcacccaaatgccgtcaaaaccattatgtgtatgcggaagcttgtacacaaaatccatagtaatgttttcccatttccactttggaacgggaagcggctgcaacaacccaaacggcttcttcctttcaacTTTAACTTGTTGGCAAatggcacacctactcacatactcatctatctttcttttcatacccggccaataataaaatggtcgaatggtatgacacattttagtagctcctggatgcatcgCATAAGCTGAGATATGCACTTCGtcaagaattgctttctttaattccaaattattcGGCACAAACATTCTACTCtcctgcataagcatgccatccgattcacgaactctgaggtctttCCTTTTCCTCTGATTCCTTGCTTGAATTATTTCCTGGGTCTCTTCATCAGCCATCTAGGCTTCAAGtacacgatcaattaaaatcgccctaacttgaaaattagcaagtaaggcTACCTCCTGATCTTCTACCTCTAACCTCACTCCAATTGATCTCAAGTTTGCCAGAAGAGGAacgcgtacaacgcattgatatgGCCCTGAGATtttctgctaagtgcatcagctaccacattcgcacgaccagggtgataatcaatcgtgcaatcataatcactaagcagttccaaccacctctgctgacgaagattaagatccctctgcatgaaaagatattgaagactcttatgatccgtaaagatcttgcatttttccccataaagataatgtctccacatcttcaaagcaaagataatggccgctaactccaaatcatgcgtagggtaattcaactcatgaggctttaattgtcgtgaagcataagcaatcaccctaccatgttgcatcagcacacatcccagaccatttaaGGAAGCATCATTATAGACTTCAAAATTACCACTATcatctgggagtgccaaaacaggtgcatgagtgagacaatactttaactgctggaaactctactcacaattatcatcccactcaaatttaacatccttcctcgttaacctcatCAATGATAAAGCAATCACGGAAAAGTCATTTACAAATCGTCGGTAAAaccctgctaaaccaaggaaactcctcacctcagtgaTGGTCCGTGGTTGCTCCCACTTCTCCACTGCTGCTACtttttgaggatccaccaaaataccttgagcagatatgacgtgtcccaaaaatgccacttgatctaaccaaaattgacacttgctaaacttagcatacagttggtgttccctcaaccttttcaacaccaaagtaagatgtcgaacatgctcagATTTAGACCTAGAGTATACCAAGATATCGTCaataaagacaatgacaaacctaTAGAAATacggctggaatactcggttcatcaaatccgtAAAAGCTGCTAgtgcattcgtcaatccaaatggcattaccaaaaactcgtaatgaccataacaaGTCCTGAAAGCTGTCTTAGGGACATCCTCACTACTGATCTTCAACTGATAataaccagacctcaaatcaatcttagaaaatacataagcacctcgaagctgatcaaacaaatcatctataCATGgtaatggataacggtttttaattgttacccgattcaattaCCGGTAATCAATGCATAACCTCAAAGTCCCGTCTTTCTTccacacaaacaacactggagctccccagggtgaagtactaggctgaataaaacctttatccactaattcctgcaactggattttcaattcccttaacttaGCAGGAACCATACAATAAAGAGTCAAGgatataggattagtacctagaagcaaatcaatggtgaactccacgtctcgGTCTGGCAGCAATCCAAGTAAATCGtcagggaaaacatcaggaaaatggCTAATTACCCTTACATCCTCCACACTACTAGGAGCAACATTGTTCAACACTACATGAGCTAAGTATCCCTGGCAACCTTTTGATAACAACCTTTTTGCTCGCACAGCAGAAATAatgccatgtctcaccccactctgctcacccacaaaagtaaccacaagtaatccaggacgatggaaggtaactattttcccgcagcaatctatattggcacgattaaaatgcaaccaatccctgcccaaatcacatcaaagtcaacaatatctaatGGGATAAGGTCAGTTGGCATAACtacatcctccaccatcactggacatcctggatacACATAATCaacaatacatctctcccctctaggcataacaaactctaaatcgtaccctagaagtgtagggtgaggttgcgtcacatgagcaaatgtatgagaaataataGAATGTGTAACACCACGGTTAatcaatactctagcaaaataaccaaggatatttaacgtacccatgatcaagtatggattattctgagcatcctgcagagaaatattgtgcaTACACCTCTGGGTTTGCTGTTGTCCACCACGACCTCTATTAGTCTGACCACCTCGACCCTGCACACTACACCCTTGACtaggctgaccagactgccttGAAGATCCCGCACAACTAgcagcaatctccccctgctgaggCTGTCTTCCCTGGTACCACTGAGATCAACCCGCTGGAACTGGAGGATATGGCATATAGCCACCAGAATACTGGGGATACCCACTCTGAGAATAAGGATCCTGGGGATACGGATACTATCCTGGAGCATAAGGAACGACATCACCCTAATAATAATAGGCACCACCACGACCCGTCTGACCATAACTACCAGGGCCAGGGACCTGCTGGATCGGCGCAGGTGGTGGCAAAAAAGACTGATGGGGCCTCTGCTAAttctggggacaatttgcaactcgatgtcccatctgcccataAGTGAAACAACCACCGCTGCCTCTCCTGCACTCTCCAAAATGCCGattgttacacctgcggcacAACGGAGCTCTTCCTCTACCAATATCATCCTGTTTCTGGCCTCTAGGACCCCCAGCAAATCTACCTCCTCTTCCTTGACCAGTGGCACTAAAACCACCACTGGAAGAACTGGAACTAGTCCCACCTCACTTAAAACTCTGGGTCTTGCGAGGTCCTAGAGATGCCTAACCTTTGCCCTTGTCgtctttcttctgattgccttttttttcttcctcctcacttTCGCTGGGCATGTTCTcggaatcctcaatcctcaacaaaatctcatagaactcctggttAGAGTTGCAaggggtagtggtcgccatagaacgccacctcttcttagtacccaaacgaaaacgacgaagcatctccccCGGATTGGCAACAACCTCCAGATAATAATGGGATAAATTAGTAAATCTCCGATAATACTCGTTCGCCGTCAACTTCCCTTGCCTCAACTCGGTGAATTCTTGCTTTTTACGATTAATGtactcaggaggcacaaaccttTTCCGAAACAACTGCCTAAACATCTCCCAGTCAGTCCTTTCCTCTGGGGTCAAACGACGGACCTCATGTTCCCACCAGGATGACGATACCTTACCCAAGAACCATGATGTCGT of the Pyrus communis chromosome 1, drPyrComm1.1, whole genome shotgun sequence genome contains:
- the LOC137725622 gene encoding uncharacterized protein; the protein is MYNLKLDKFKGHEGFVGAERWLEHIEKTFRVLHNQGNLPVEKWVETTSWFLGKVSSSWWEHEVRRLTPEERTDWEMFRQLFRKRFVPPEYINRKKQEFTELRQGKLTANEYYRRFTNLSHYYLEVVANPGEMLRRFRLGTKKRWRSMATTTPCNSNQEFYEILLRIEDSENMPSESEEEEKKGNQKKDDKGKVVVLVPLVKEEEVDLLGVLEARNRMILVEEELRCAAGVTIGILESAGEAAVVVSLMGRWDIELQIVPRISRGPISLFCHHLRRSSRSLALVVMVRRVVVVPIIIRVMSFLMLQDSIRIPRILILRVGIPSILVAICHILQFQRVDLSGTREDSLSRGRLLLVVRDLQGSLDAQNNPYLIMGTLNILGYFARVLINRGVTHSIISHTFAHVTQPHPTLLGYDLEFVMPRGERCIVDYVYPGCPVMVEDVVMPTDLIPLDIVDFDSGVRHGIISAVRAKRLLSKGCQGYLAHVVLNNVAPSSVEDVRVISHFPDVFPDDLLGLLPDRDVEFTIDLLLGTNPISLTLYCMVPAKLRELKIQLQELVDKGFIQPSTSPWGAPVLFVWKKDGTLRLCIDYRSGYYQLKISSEDVPKTAFRTCYGHYEFLVMPFGLTNALAAFTDLMNRVFQPYFYRFVIVFIDDILMADEETQEIIQARNQRKRKDLRVRESDGMLMQESRMFVPNNLELKKAILDEVHISAYAMHPGATKMCHTIRPFYYWPGMKRKIDEYVSRCAICQQVKVERKKPFGLLQPLPVPKWKWENITMDFVYKLPHTHNGFDGIWVIVDWLTKLAHFIPMREKYSLGRLAELFISKIVKYHGVPFGDAWHKRLDLMEFAYNNSVYSSIGMSPFKALYGKSCCTPLCWSEVRERVLVGLEIVEETTQNIKLSLWRGVVRFGKKGKLSPRYIGPYIITERVREVAYRLELPSELAKVHNVFHVSMLRHYVADPSHVIPPQPLEINPDLTYDEEPVTILDWKEKVLRNKTVNLGKVSWKNHSADEATWETEDRMRDLYPRLFFDR